ACACGAACTGGGAAGGCGCGTTTCGCGTTCCCGCCATGATCCGCTGGCCCGGCCGTATCAAGGCCGGCGAAGTCTCCAACGACATGGTTTCCGGTCTCGACTGGTTGCCGACCCTGCTCGCCGCGGCCGGCGACACCGACATCAAGGAACGCCTGCTGAAGGGCACCGATCTCGGCGGCAAGACCTTCAAGGTCCATCTCGACGGCTACAATCAGCTGCCCTACCTGACCGGCCAGCAGCCGAAGTCGGCACGCAGCGAATTCTACTATTTCAACGATGACGGCGAGGTGGTTGCGTATCGCTTCAATGACTGGAAGATCGTGTTCTGCGAGCAGCGTCAGCCGGGAGGGTTCGTGGTTTGGGCCAACCCGTTCACCTGCCTGCGTGCGCCGAAGATCTTCAACCTGCGAATGGATCCGTTCGAGCGCGCTGACGTCGTCTCGGACCAATATTACGACTGGTTCGCCAAGAACGCCTATCTTGCGCAATACGGCGTATGGCGTGTGGCGCCGTTCCTTCAGACCTTCAAGGAGTATCCGCCAAGCCAGCGGTCGGCGAGCTTCAGCATCGATCAGATGATCGACGCGATGATGAAGAATCTCGACAAGACGGCGCCGAAATAGTCAGCGAGCACAAGCGCTCCGGCCGCCGATCCGGGCGGCCGGGAGACCACCCTCATCAGCGGACAGCCATGCCTGATCTCAAGATGAACCGGCCGCAAACCGTGACAGAGCCGGGAAGCACGACGAAATCGGCGGCCCGTGATGCCGTGCTCGAGCTCAAGTCGCGCATCGGAAAGGCGGTGCTGGGCCAGGACCACCTGGTCGAGAGCATGCTGATCGGCCTGCTCGCCAATGGCAACATGCTGATCGAGAGCCTCCCTGGACTCGCCAAGACCCGTGCGGTCAAGACCCTTGCGAAGAATCTGGCGGCCGATCTGTCGCGCGTGCAGTTTACGCCTGACTTGCTGCCATCGGACGTGACCGGCGCCGAGATCTACGTCCAGACCGACAAGTGCGGCCAGTTTCAGTTCCAGAAGGGACCGATCTTCGCCAACCTCGTGCTCGCCGACGAGATCAACCGCGCGCCGGCCAAGGTGCAGTCGGCGCTGCTCGAAGCCATGGAGGAGCGCCAGGTCACCGTCGCCGGCAAGACCTACAAGATGCCCGACCTGTTCATGGTGCTCGCGACCGAGAACCCGATCGAGCAGGAGGGCACCTATCCCCTTCCCGAAGTGCAGCTCGACCGCTTCCTGATGCATGTCGTCATCACCTATCCGGACGAGGCGACCGAAGGCGAAATCATCGCGCTCAATCGGGCCGAAAACGCCCAGCAGCCGAAAGGCCACGCAGCCGAGCCACCGCCGATCCCGCAGCAGGCGATCCTGAATGCGCGCGGCGAGATCGACGGCATCTTCGTCTCCGATCTCGCGCAGAAATACATCGTCGATGTGATCTACGCGACGCGCTTTCCTGGCCGCTACGGCGAGCCCTTGAGCAAATGGATCCAGGTCGGCGCCAGCCCACGCGGCAGCCTCGCGCTCGACCGCTGCGCCCGCACCCGCGCCTGGCTCGATGAATACGACTTTGTCACGCCGGATCATGTCCGTGCCGTCGTCCATGACTGCCTGCGGCACCGGATCATCCTCAGCTACGAGGCGGTGTCGCAAGGCGTCACGCCCGACCAGGTGATCGACAAGATCGCTGAATTGGTCGCAGCAGCCTGAGGCCAGCATGACCGGGACATCAGCCAAAACGCCAGGTGTCTATGTCGGTCTCGATGATCTGATCGCGCTCGAATATCGCGGACGCAAGATCTCCTTCCTGCCGCGCCAGCCAGTGCACAGCCTGCTCTCGGGCCGCTTCGCCTCGCGCATGCGCGGCCGCGGCCTGAACTTCGAGGAGATCAGGGACTATCGCGCCGGCGACGACGTCCGCTCGATCGACTGGAAGGTGACGGCGCGTCTGCGCAAGCCGCATATCCGCGTCTTCAACGAGGAGCGCGACCGGCAGACCATCCTCGTGGTCGACCAGCGCCTGTCGATGTTTTTCGGCAGCCGGCGCGCCATGAAATCGGTGACGGCGGCAGAGGCCGCAGCGATCGGCGCATGGCGGGTGCTCGGCGTCGGTGATCGCGTCGGCGCCGTCGTGTTCGGTGATCGTGACCTCGTCGAGGTAAGGGCGCGGCGCAGCCGGGCGACGGTGCTCCAGATCCTGGCAGCCATCGTCTCGTACAACGAGGCGCTCGGCGTCGGGCGCGGTCTGGTCTCCGCGCCGGCCATGCTCAACACTGCGCTCGATCATGCGAGGCGCCGGGCGCCGCATGATGCCGCCGTGGTCATCATCAGCGATTTCGACGGCGCAGACGATACCACGCGCGAGATGGTCGCCGCTATGGCCCGGCACAACGACGTGATCGCCGCGCTGGTCCATGACCCCCTGCAGAGCGACTTGCCGCCTTCAGCCAGCATGACCGTGACCGATGGCGAATTGCAGATCCGGCTCGAAGTTGGACGCCACAGCGTACGCCAGAGCGTATCGCAGGCCACGCAGGAGCGCCTGAAGGGTATCCTTGCCTGGACGCACGACCTCGGGGTACCCGTGCTGCCGCTCAGTGCCTCAGAGGATACCGCTGGCCAGGTTCGTCGTCTTCTTGGCGGCTTGTCGGCCCGTCACGGCGCAGGCGCCGGCCACAATCGGACGGAGGCGGCCCTTGGCTGAAGCTCCATCCACGACAGCCGATCCCGTAGCCGGCCTGATCGACTTCGCGCTGCCGCAGGAGGTGAGCCTCTGGCCGGAGACCTGGGAGGCGCGGCTCGCAATTGTCCTGCTGCTCGCCGCCATCGTCGCGGGCGTGTGGCGCTTCGCGCATCTGCGCCGCGTCAACCGCTATCGCCGGGAAGCGCTCGCCGAGCTCGATCGGATCGAGCACGCCCGCAATTCCGGACCGTCGGAGCTGCTTTCGAAGCTGACCGTGCTGGTGCGGCGAACCGCGCTCGCCGCCTTTCCGCGCGAGCAGGTGGCGCCTCTGGTCGGGCCGGCCTGGCTCTCCTTCCTCGACCGCAGCTATGGCGGCGAGGAATTCGCCGGCGGCGTAGGCCGCCTGCTCGTGAGCGGGCCTTATCAGCAAAGTCCGCTGGACTGGGCCGAACTGCAATCGCTGCTTCGTCTCGTCCGTCGCTGGATCAGGGGGCACCATGCTTGAATTCGCCTGGCCATGGCTGCTCGTGTTGTTGCCTCTGCCGATTCTGGTGTGGTGGCTGTTGCCGCCATACCGGGCGCGCCAGGCCTCCGTTCAGGTGCCCTTCTTCGACCGGCTGGCGGCTGCGACCGGACAGACGCCGCAGCGGGGCGCTGTCGTGCTGGAACGCCGCGCGGTGCAGATGATCGTGGCGGCAGCAATCTGGACGCTGCTCGTTGTGGCACTGGTGCGGCCGCAATGGGTCGGCGATCCCGTGACACGCGATGTCTCCGCGCGCGATCTGATCCTTGCCGTCGACATATCCGGGTCGATGGACCAGCGCGACTTCAAGACGCCCGACGGCGCGACCCTCACGCGGCTCGACGGGGTCAAGCGCGTCATCAAGGATTTCATCGCGCGCCGCAAAGGTGACCGTGTCGCGCTGATCCTGTTCGGCACCAGAGCTTATGTGCAGGTGCCCTTCGCGCAGGACCTTCAGACGGCGCAGCAACTGCTCGACCAGAGCGCGGTCGGCATGGCCGGCCAGCAGACGGCGATCGGCGACACCATCGGGCTTGCCATCAAGACGTTCGCGGCCAGCACGGCGAAGCAAAAGCTGCTGGTCCTCCTGACCGATGGCAACGACACGGCAAGCCGGGTGCCGCCCGAACACGCCGCCGACATCGCCCGCCAGAACGACGTCAAGGTCTACACGATCGGCGTCGGCGATCCTGCGGCCTCGGGCGAGAACCGCGTCGACCTTGCCGTTCTGCAATCCGTTGCGACCACCACCGATGGTCACTTCTTCCGCGCCGAGGACGGCGCACAGTTGCAGGCGATCTATGCCGACATCGATCGCCTCGCGCCGGCCAAGCTTCAGACCCAATCGTGGCGGCCCAAGCTGCCGTTGTTTCAGTGGCCGCTGGGGGGCGCGGTGATGCTTGGCCTGCTGCTGTGGATCGCGCTTCTCCTCGGCAGCGAATGGCGCCGGATCAGGACCTCCAGCCATGCATGACGTTGCCACAATCTCCTTCCACCTCTTGCGTCCGCTCTGGCTGCTCGCGCTGATCCCGCTCGCCATCGTGTTCGCGGTGCTGCTGCGACGGCAGAATGTGCGCGCACAATGGAGAAATGTGATCGCGCCGCACCTTCTGACGCATCTTATCGTGCGGCCGCAGCGGGGCGCCACATCAATCCGCTCTATCTCGTTGCGGCGGCCCTGATGCTCGGCATCATCGCGCTGTCCGGCCCGACCTGGCGGCGCGAGCTGCCGCCCTTCGTCGAGGACAAGGCGCCGCTGATGGTCGCGCTCGCCGTCGATTTCTCGATGGGCGCGACCGACGTCGCGCCGTCGCGACTCGAACGCGCCAAGCAGAAGATCAGTGATCTTCTCGCAGCGCGTGCCGGCGCCCGAACCGGGCTCATCGCTTACGCTGGGACCGCGCATCTGGTGATGCCGCTGACCGATGACCGTTCCGTCATCGCGCCGTTCCTGGGCGCGCTTGCGCCGGGATTAATGCCGGCGGATGGCAAGAACGTCGCGCGCGCGATCGCCCTGGCCGCGGATTCACTCGCGACCGAGCCGATCGCCGGCACCATCCTCCTGGTCGCAGATGATCTCGGGACCGTGGATGCGGCCACGGTCCGGCAAACGGCCGGGCGGAACAATCTCGTCGTGCTGGCGGTGAGCGCGGACGCGCCATCGCTGCCGGCCGGCACGGATGTCGTGCAGGTCAGTGTCGACGGCTCGGACGTCGTGCGACTGGAGCGCCGGATCGAAACACGCTTCCAGGCCGCGCAAGGCGATGCGTTCGGCACACGATGGCAGGATGAAGGCTACTGGCTCTTGCTGCCGCTCGCATTCCTCAGCGTGATCTGGTTCCGGCGCGGCACGACGGTCGCCTGGGCGCTTGCCCTGATCATCGTGATGCATGCGCAGCCCGCGAGGGCGGAAGAGACCCATCGTTTCGTCAATCTGTGGCTGACGCCGGATCAGCAGGGGCGGCTTGCGTTTGACCGTGGTGACTATGCCGCTGCGAAAACTCTGTTCGCCGATCCGATGTGGCGCGGCATCTCGGCCTATCGCGCGTACGACTTTCTCGCCGCTGCCGAGGAATTTTCGCGCGTTGAGACGCTGGAGGGCAAATTCGCGCTTGGCAATGCGCAGGCGCAGAACCACGCCTATGAAAAGGCTCTCAAGGCCTATGACGACGTGCTGAAGGAGCAGCCCGGCAATGCCGCCGCGAAGGCCAACCGGGCCATCGTCCGGTCTGCGCTTGATGCGCAAGAAGCGAAACGCCGCAAGCAGGGGCAGGACGACAGTACGCCGCCGGATGAGAAGGCCGACGAGATGAAAGTCGATCCCAACCAGAAGGGCGGCAAGAAGATCACGGTCACGCCGCAGGACGTCACCACCGCCGGCGCAGCCGAAGCCTGGATGCGCCAGGTCCAGACCTCGCCTGCGGATTTCCTCAAGCTGAAATTCGCGATCCAGGCGGCCGCTCCGGAACAGGGGAGGGCGT
This region of Bradyrhizobium sp. CCGUVB1N3 genomic DNA includes:
- a CDS encoding VWA domain-containing protein, translating into MLGIIALSGPTWRRELPPFVEDKAPLMVALAVDFSMGATDVAPSRLERAKQKISDLLAARAGARTGLIAYAGTAHLVMPLTDDRSVIAPFLGALAPGLMPADGKNVARAIALAADSLATEPIAGTILLVADDLGTVDAATVRQTAGRNNLVVLAVSADAPSLPAGTDVVQVSVDGSDVVRLERRIETRFQAAQGDAFGTRWQDEGYWLLLPLAFLSVIWFRRGTTVAWALALIIVMHAQPARAEETHRFVNLWLTPDQQGRLAFDRGDYAAAKTLFADPMWRGISAYRAYDFLAAAEEFSRVETLEGKFALGNAQAQNHAYEKALKAYDDVLKEQPGNAAAKANRAIVRSALDAQEAKRRKQGQDDSTPPDEKADEMKVDPNQKGGKKITVTPQDVTTAGAAEAWMRQVQTSPADFLKLKFAIQAAAPEQGRASR
- a CDS encoding VWA domain-containing protein codes for the protein MLEFAWPWLLVLLPLPILVWWLLPPYRARQASVQVPFFDRLAAATGQTPQRGAVVLERRAVQMIVAAAIWTLLVVALVRPQWVGDPVTRDVSARDLILAVDISGSMDQRDFKTPDGATLTRLDGVKRVIKDFIARRKGDRVALILFGTRAYVQVPFAQDLQTAQQLLDQSAVGMAGQQTAIGDTIGLAIKTFAASTAKQKLLVLLTDGNDTASRVPPEHAADIARQNDVKVYTIGVGDPAASGENRVDLAVLQSVATTTDGHFFRAEDGAQLQAIYADIDRLAPAKLQTQSWRPKLPLFQWPLGGAVMLGLLLWIALLLGSEWRRIRTSSHA
- a CDS encoding MoxR family ATPase produces the protein MNRPQTVTEPGSTTKSAARDAVLELKSRIGKAVLGQDHLVESMLIGLLANGNMLIESLPGLAKTRAVKTLAKNLAADLSRVQFTPDLLPSDVTGAEIYVQTDKCGQFQFQKGPIFANLVLADEINRAPAKVQSALLEAMEERQVTVAGKTYKMPDLFMVLATENPIEQEGTYPLPEVQLDRFLMHVVITYPDEATEGEIIALNRAENAQQPKGHAAEPPPIPQQAILNARGEIDGIFVSDLAQKYIVDVIYATRFPGRYGEPLSKWIQVGASPRGSLALDRCARTRAWLDEYDFVTPDHVRAVVHDCLRHRIILSYEAVSQGVTPDQVIDKIAELVAAA
- a CDS encoding DUF4381 domain-containing protein; amino-acid sequence: MAEAPSTTADPVAGLIDFALPQEVSLWPETWEARLAIVLLLAAIVAGVWRFAHLRRVNRYRREALAELDRIEHARNSGPSELLSKLTVLVRRTALAAFPREQVAPLVGPAWLSFLDRSYGGEEFAGGVGRLLVSGPYQQSPLDWAELQSLLRLVRRWIRGHHA
- a CDS encoding DUF58 domain-containing protein — its product is MTGTSAKTPGVYVGLDDLIALEYRGRKISFLPRQPVHSLLSGRFASRMRGRGLNFEEIRDYRAGDDVRSIDWKVTARLRKPHIRVFNEERDRQTILVVDQRLSMFFGSRRAMKSVTAAEAAAIGAWRVLGVGDRVGAVVFGDRDLVEVRARRSRATVLQILAAIVSYNEALGVGRGLVSAPAMLNTALDHARRRAPHDAAVVIISDFDGADDTTREMVAAMARHNDVIAALVHDPLQSDLPPSASMTVTDGELQIRLEVGRHSVRQSVSQATQERLKGILAWTHDLGVPVLPLSASEDTAGQVRRLLGGLSARHGAGAGHNRTEAALG